One window of the Primulina eburnea isolate SZY01 chromosome 18, ASM2296580v1, whole genome shotgun sequence genome contains the following:
- the LOC140819412 gene encoding protein NRT1/ PTR FAMILY 2.8-like: MENGSHSPPTRRTLSSSSESQSKKRGGWRAIKYILGNESFEKLASISLVSNITVYLRTKYNLSGIFLVNTVMIWSGSTNLSSIAGAIVSDVYLGRFLTLLFGTIFTLLGMGAVTITAGIPELRPPPCIEGEYLKCIEPEKWQLAFLFTGLGLVALGAGGIRPCNIAFGADQFDTKTEKGRTQLESFFNWWYFSFTIALIIALTGVIYVQTNISWMIGYAIPTGCLAVSITIFLVGTHTYIYKTPQGTVFVDMAKVMVAAYRKRNIDLNSGDGIGFYDGSSEAKPESSKTIKVNRFKYLDKAAVITDPSEVDARNMPKNGWKLCSVQQVENLKCLFGIAPVWVSGVGCFVVMDQQSTFGILQSIQMNRMLGKSFVIPPAWMGISSMIALSIWIFIYEQIYVKKFKKILKKKDLRMTMQQRITTGIIMSILCMVVAGIVEKERKELALRYDKLDSPLHVTALLPQFILSGLTEAFAAVAIMEFFTVQMPETMRSVAGSIFFLSLSIASYLSSLLVNVIHYVTNGRGDMPWLGGNDLDKNKLEYYYFFVASLGVLNLLYFTCFGSKFVLCGNGVKDTAGEGPEGDSGVRRAGVFLSYELEDLERKSSSNTT, translated from the exons ATGGAGAATGGTAGCCATTCTCCCCCTACCCGACGGACCCTTTCTTCTTCGTCCGAATCCCAATCCAAGAAACGCGGTGGATGGAGAGCCATCAAATACATTCTTG GAAATGAATCGTTCGAGAAGCTGGCTTCGATAAGCCTGGTATCCAACATAACGGTGTATCTACGAACCAAGTACAATTTGAGCGGGATATTTTTGGTAAACACGGTGATGATATGGTCTGGCTCGACGAACCTGTCGTCGATAGCCGGCGCCATTGTTTCCGATGTGTATTTGGGGCGGTTTCTTACTCTCCTGTTCGGAACCATTTTCACGTTGCTG GGAATGGGAGCTGTTACGATAACTGCTGGAATACCTGAACTCAGGCCACCACCATGCATCGAGGGGGAATATTTGAAATGTATCGAGCCCGAAAAATGGCAGCTTGCCTTTCTGTTCACAGGACTCGGGCTTGTGGCATTGGGTGCCGGTGGGATCAGGCCATGTAACATTGCCTTTGGCGCTGATCAATTCGATACGAAAACGGAGAAGGGGCGAACCCAGCTTGAGAGCTTCTTCAACTGGTGGTACTTTTCATTCACGATCGCATTGATCATAGCTCTAACGGGTGTTATCTACGTCCAGACGAACATCAGCTGGATGATAGGCTATGCTATCCCCACGGGCTGTCTTGCGGTCTCGATCACGATTTTCTTGGTAGGGACGCACACTTACATTTACAAAACGCCGCAGGGGACGGTTTTTGTGGACATGGCTAAGGTCATGGTGGCAGCATATCGGAAACGAAATATTGACTTGAATTCAGGAGATGGGATAGGGTTCTATGATGGTTCATCGGAAGCCAAGCCCGAGTCGAGTAAAACGATCAAGGTGAATAGATTCAAGTACCTGGATAAGGCAGCAGTGATAACTGATCCAAGTGAAGTGGATGCAAGAAATATGCCCAAAAATGGCTGGAAACTGTGCAGTGTGCAACAAGTTGAGAATCTGAAGTGCTTATTCGGGATCGCTCCCGTCTGGGTATCGGGCGTTGGGTGCTTCGTTGTGATGGATCAGCAGAGCACATTCGGAATCCTCCAATCCATCCAGATGAACAGAATGTTGGGGAAAAGCTTCGTAATCCCACCAGCCTGGATGGGGATATCGTCCATGATCGCACTCTCGATTTGGATTTTCATATACGAGCAAATATATgtcaagaaattcaagaaaatctTGAAGAAAAAGGACTTGAGAATGACTATGCAGCAAAGGATTACAACAGGGATCATCATGTCCATTCTGTGCATGGTCGTCGCTGGAATCGTCGAGAAAGAACGAAAAGAACTAGCTCTAAGATACGACAAATTGGATTCACCTCTACATGTAACTGCACTGCTGCCTCAGTTCATACTTTCAGGCCTAACCGAGGCGTTTGCGGCGGTCGCAATAATGGAATTTTTCACCGTACAGATGCCGGAGACTATGAGAAGTGTCGCGGGTTCGATCTTTTTCCTTAGCCTGTCGATTGCAAGCTATTTAAGTTCATTACTCGTGAATGTGATACATTATGTCACAAATGGCAGAGGAGACATGCCGTGGCTAGGGGGCAATGACCTTGACAAGAATAAGCTTGAGTACTACTATTTTTTCGTTGCATCTCTAGGAGTTCTCAACTTGTTATATTTCACATGTTTTGGTAGCAAGTTTGTGCTTTGCGGCAATGGTGTGAAAGACACGGCCGGTGAAGGGCCGGAGGGGGATTCTGGGGTTCGCCGGGCGGGTGTTTTTCTGAGTTACGAGTTGGAGGATCTAGAACGAAAATCAAGCTCGAACACGACTTGA
- the LOC140819416 gene encoding ent-kaurenoic acid oxidase 1-like, translating into MIEMATGLWVALAIGVVPLAGCLFWYWNDIWYALPHRFLRSGGGGELPPGYMGIPFLGDMLAFLWYFKIVRRPDVYITSKLRKYGDGGIYRTHLFGSPSIIVSTPSANKFVLQKDSNFTAEWPTPEIVGVTSLVSVQGDSHARVRSFVVRCINQPDALRRIALMVQPRITSSLELWAKKGRIVVHKEVKKVTFENIGKFFAGFEPGPVLDTLDDLFKGLMNGIRSQPINLPGTAFHHALQCRNKAMAIFREEMEKRRKNASNAKDDLMEGLMQMKDEEGKHLSDIEILDNIVSLVVAGYASTSLSIMWAFYYLAKYPNVLEKLQEEHIPISKRLDGEFITYDDVSKCEYTSKVVEEVLRMANISAFIFRTAKDDVEYKGYKIPKGWRVICWVRYIHENPENFEDPRCFNPDRWNEPAKPGTFLVFGGGPRICPGNMLARLQVSIIIHYLVVGYRWKLVNPDAGMTYLSHPKPADDVEIDITKI; encoded by the exons ATGATCGAAATGGCAACAGGTTTGTGGGTGGCATTGGCTATCGGTGTTGTGCCATTAGCAGGGTGCCTGTTTTGGTACTGGAATGATATCTGGTATGCTCTGCCGCATCGCTTTCTCCGTTCTGGAGGCGGCGGGGAGCTCCCTCCTGGCTATATGGGGATACCATTTCTCGGAGACATGCTGGCGTTTCTTTGGTACTTCAAAATTGTTCGTAGGCCTGATGTTTACATCACTTCTAAACTGCGAAA GTATGGAGACGGTGGAATCTATAGGACGCATCTCTTCGGATCACCATCCATCATAGTTTCCACCCCATCGGCGAACAAATTTGTATTGCAAAAGGATTCTAACTTCACAGCAGAGTGGCCGACCCCGGAAATAGTAGGGGTCACCTCACTTGTATCAGTACAAGGAGATTCACATGCTAGAGTCCGAAGCTTTGTAGTGAGGTGCATCAATCAACCTGATGCACTCCGTCGGATCGCCCTTATGGTCCAACCCCGCATAACTTCTTCCCTCGAATTGTGGGCTAAGAAGGGTAGGATTGTTGTTCATAAGGAAGTCAAGAAG GTAACATTTGAAAACATTGGCAAGTTTTTTGCCGGATTCGAGCCCGGTCCTGTTTTGGATACCCTTGATGATTTATTCAAGGGCTTGATGAACGGGATTAGATCCCAACCAATCAATCTTCCAGGAACTGCATTTCACCACGCTCTCCAG TGTCGAAATAAAGCCATGGCGATATTCAGAGAAGAGATGGAGAAGAGAAGAAAGAATGCTTCGAACGCGAAAGACGATCTAATGGAAGGGCTGATGCAAATGAAAGACGAGGAGGGGAAGCACTTGAGTGACATCGAGATTCTTGATAATATTGTTAGCCTTGTTGTAGCTGGCTATGCATCCACTTCTCTGTCTATTATGTGGGCTTTTTATTATCTTGCCAAGTATCCAAATGTTCTTGAAAAGCTTCAG GAAGAACATATACCAATAAGCAAGAGGCTAGACGGAGAATTTATCACGTATGACGACGTTTCAAAATGCGAGTATACCAGCAAG GTGGTGGAAGAGGTACTTAGAATGGCCAACATTTCTGCATTTATTTTCCGCACTGCTAAGGACGACGTCGAATACAAAG GATATAAAATTCCGAAAGGTTGGAGGGTCATATGCTGGGTCAGGTATATTCATGAAAATCCAGAAAATTTCGAGGATCCAAGGTGCTTCAACCCCGATAGATGGAAT GAACCCGCGAAGCCGGGGACGTTTTTAGTGTTCGGAGGAGGACCTAGGATTTGCCCCGGAAACATGCTAGCACGATTACAAGTTTCTATCATAATCCATTACCTGGTTGTAGGATACAG ATGGAAACTGGTGAATCCTGATGCTGGGATGACATATCTTTCCCATCCAAAGCCAGCGGATGATGTTGAAATTGATATCACCAAAATTTAA
- the LOC140819420 gene encoding HMG-Y-related protein A-like, whose product MNLLLDPLSSTEPMAPAAAAPHYSAYAANPTPTNPAAHNHPPYVEMITASIAALNERNGSSKKAIVKYIESHYSNLPPTHSALLTHHLKRLKNSGQI is encoded by the exons ATGAACCTACTTCTGGATCCACTTTCGTCCACTGAACCCATGGCCCCCGCTGCCGCTGCTCCTCATTACTCAGCTTACGCCGCCAATCCAACACCCACCAACCCCGCTGCCCACAATCACCCACCTTATGTTGAG ATGATTACTGCGTCTATAGCGGCGTTGAATGAGCGGAACGGGTCGAGCAAGAAGGCTATCGTTAAGTACATAGAGTCTCATTACTCGAACCTGCCGCCGACTCACTCAGCTCTGTTGACTCATCACTTGAAGCGGTTGAAGAACAGCGGCCAAATTTGA